Proteins from a single region of Nomia melanderi isolate GNS246 chromosome 11, iyNomMela1, whole genome shotgun sequence:
- the spin gene encoding lysolipid transporter protein spinster isoform X1, which translates to MADDAIAANVSSYDYHMVNAENAQNTSRERRIRGSAMPSELRLVSRSEWITVGVLCFVNLINYMDRFTIAGMLTDIKANFKLGNDELGFLQTAFILSYMVFAPLFGYLGDRYNRKIIMSSGVFLWCLTTFIGSYMKTFGWFILFRTLVGIGEASYSTIAPTIISDLFVKNMRSKMLAVFYFAIPVGSGLGYITGGETARATGVWQWGLRITPILGVIAIILLLTVVRDPIRGEREGGVHLTNTAWSNDIKDLLKNKSFMYSTAGFTCVAFVTGALAWWAPTFLQLGIALQSNNNVDPDDVAYKFGLIGMASGIIGVPLGSFLAQRLKVHWPHADPLICAAGLLISVPLLFFATITANTNSVLCYTLIFFGQLSLNLNWSIVADILLYVVLPTRRSTAEAFQILFAHAFGDAGSPYLIGLLSEGLKTVLLPDLSMTDHMKSTVHQVNDTFVEFRSLQYAMFLTMFVEVIGSLFFFLTALHIQKDKAIVDLTIGGESTSDSTYICNNEIQVDAQEDAHKT; encoded by the exons ATGGCCGATGATGCCATCGCAGCGAACGTGTCGTCCTACGATTATCATATGGTGAATGCGGAGAATGCCCAAAACACTTCCAGAGAAAGACGAATAAGAGGATCAGCAATGCCGTCGGAACTTCGTTTGGTCAGCAGAAGTGAGTGGATCACGGTCGGCGTACTATGTTTCGTCAATCTGATTAATTATATGGATCGTTTCACGATCGCTG GAATGTTGACCGACATTAAAGCGAATTTCAAGCTTGGTAATGACGAATTAGGCTTCCTGCAAACTGCATTTATATTAAGTTACATGGTGTTCGCACCGTTGTTTGGTTATTTGGGGGATCGATACAATAGGAAAATTATAATGAGTAGTGGCGTGTTCCTATGGTGTTTAACAACATTTATTGGCTCCTACATGAAG ACATTTGGatggtttattttatttaggacTTTAGTTGGTATTGGTGAAGCTAGTTATTCTACAATAGCCCCAACAATAATAAgtgatttatttgttaaaaatatgaGATCTAAAATGCTTGcagttttttattttgcaattccaGTTGGCAG CGGATTGGGATATATAACAGGAGGTGAAACAGCAAGGGCTACAGGCGTATGGCAATGGGGTTTACGTATTACACCCATTCTGGGTGTAATAGCAATAATTTTATTGCTTACAGTAGTGAGAGACCCTATTAGAGGGGAGAGAGAAGGTGGGGTTCATTTAACAAATACTGCATGGTCCAATGACATCAAGGATttgttaaaaaa TAAAAGTTTTATGTACTCCACTGCTGGGTTTACATGTGTAGCCTTTGTAACTGGGGCACTAGCTTGGTGGGCCCCAACATTCTTGCAGCTAGGAATTGCATTGCAGTCAAATAACAATGTTGATCCAGATGA tgTAGCATATAAGTTTGGATTAATAGGAATGGCATCTGGTATAATAGGAGTGCCATTAGGTTCATTTCTAGCCCAGAGATTAAAAGTGCATTGGCCACATGCTGATCCACTAATATGTGCCGCGGGATTACTGATTAGTGTACCACTATTATTTTTTGCAACTATAACTGCCAACACAAATTCTGTTCTGTGTTACACATTAATATTCTTTGGGCAAttatctttaaatttaaattggtCCATTGTAGCAGATATATTGCTG TATGTAGTATTACCAACAAGAAGATCTACAGCTGAAGCTTTCCAAATTCTTTTTGCACATGCTTTTGGAGATGCAGGAAGTCCTTATCTTATTGGTCTG TTGTCAGAAGGACTGAAAACAGTTCTTCTTCCAGACTTGAGTATGACTGATCACATGAAGTCAACAGTGCACCAAGTAAATGACACTTTTGTCGAATTTCGCAGTTTGCAGTACGCGATGTTCTTGACGATGTTTGTGGAAGTTATCGGAAGCTTGTTTTTCTTCCTCACAGCGTTGCACATACAGAAGGACAAAGCGATAGTCGATCTCACGATTGGAG GTGAAAGTACTTCAGATTCAACGTATATATGCAACAACGAAATCCAGGTTGATGCGCAGGAAGATGCGCATAAGACATGA
- the spin gene encoding lysolipid transporter protein spinster isoform X2, giving the protein MADDAIAANVSSYDYHMVNAENAQNTSRERRIRGSAMPSELRLVSRSEWITVGVLCFVNLINYMDRFTIAGMLTDIKANFKLGNDELGFLQTAFILSYMVFAPLFGYLGDRYNRKIIMSSGVFLWCLTTFIGSYMKTFGWFILFRTLVGIGEASYSTIAPTIISDLFVKNMRSKMLAVFYFAIPVGSGLGYITGGETARATGVWQWGLRITPILGVIAIILLLTVVRDPIRGEREGGVHLTNTAWSNDIKDLLKNKSFMYSTAGFTCVAFVTGALAWWAPTFLQLGIALQSNNNVDPDDVAYKFGLIGMASGIIGVPLGSFLAQRLKVHWPHADPLICAAGLLISVPLLFFATITANTNSVLCYTLIFFGQLSLNLNWSIVADILLYVVLPTRRSTAEAFQILFAHAFGDAGSPYLIGLLSEGLKTVLLPDLSMTDHMKSTVHQVNDTFVEFRSLQYAMFLTMFVEVIGSLFFFLTALHIQKDKAIVDLTIGDKYLDTKHNGQAESTHL; this is encoded by the exons ATGGCCGATGATGCCATCGCAGCGAACGTGTCGTCCTACGATTATCATATGGTGAATGCGGAGAATGCCCAAAACACTTCCAGAGAAAGACGAATAAGAGGATCAGCAATGCCGTCGGAACTTCGTTTGGTCAGCAGAAGTGAGTGGATCACGGTCGGCGTACTATGTTTCGTCAATCTGATTAATTATATGGATCGTTTCACGATCGCTG GAATGTTGACCGACATTAAAGCGAATTTCAAGCTTGGTAATGACGAATTAGGCTTCCTGCAAACTGCATTTATATTAAGTTACATGGTGTTCGCACCGTTGTTTGGTTATTTGGGGGATCGATACAATAGGAAAATTATAATGAGTAGTGGCGTGTTCCTATGGTGTTTAACAACATTTATTGGCTCCTACATGAAG ACATTTGGatggtttattttatttaggacTTTAGTTGGTATTGGTGAAGCTAGTTATTCTACAATAGCCCCAACAATAATAAgtgatttatttgttaaaaatatgaGATCTAAAATGCTTGcagttttttattttgcaattccaGTTGGCAG CGGATTGGGATATATAACAGGAGGTGAAACAGCAAGGGCTACAGGCGTATGGCAATGGGGTTTACGTATTACACCCATTCTGGGTGTAATAGCAATAATTTTATTGCTTACAGTAGTGAGAGACCCTATTAGAGGGGAGAGAGAAGGTGGGGTTCATTTAACAAATACTGCATGGTCCAATGACATCAAGGATttgttaaaaaa TAAAAGTTTTATGTACTCCACTGCTGGGTTTACATGTGTAGCCTTTGTAACTGGGGCACTAGCTTGGTGGGCCCCAACATTCTTGCAGCTAGGAATTGCATTGCAGTCAAATAACAATGTTGATCCAGATGA tgTAGCATATAAGTTTGGATTAATAGGAATGGCATCTGGTATAATAGGAGTGCCATTAGGTTCATTTCTAGCCCAGAGATTAAAAGTGCATTGGCCACATGCTGATCCACTAATATGTGCCGCGGGATTACTGATTAGTGTACCACTATTATTTTTTGCAACTATAACTGCCAACACAAATTCTGTTCTGTGTTACACATTAATATTCTTTGGGCAAttatctttaaatttaaattggtCCATTGTAGCAGATATATTGCTG TATGTAGTATTACCAACAAGAAGATCTACAGCTGAAGCTTTCCAAATTCTTTTTGCACATGCTTTTGGAGATGCAGGAAGTCCTTATCTTATTGGTCTG TTGTCAGAAGGACTGAAAACAGTTCTTCTTCCAGACTTGAGTATGACTGATCACATGAAGTCAACAGTGCACCAAGTAAATGACACTTTTGTCGAATTTCGCAGTTTGCAGTACGCGATGTTCTTGACGATGTTTGTGGAAGTTATCGGAAGCTTGTTTTTCTTCCTCACAGCGTTGCACATACAGAAGGACAAAGCGATAGTCGATCTCACGATTGGAG ACAAGTATCTAGATACTAAGCATAATGGGCAAGCAGAATCAACGCATTTATAA